Genomic window (Zingiber officinale cultivar Zhangliang chromosome 2B, Zo_v1.1, whole genome shotgun sequence):
GCTAGATTGAACAAAGTATCTCCTTATTACATGTATTAAATATCTCCATTATATGTATGGTCTGAGATGAATTTTTAGAACACAGTATACCCAGGACAGGGATTAGTGGTTAATGCATGGGAGTTTGCACAATAGAGCAGGGTCGATCCTCGGCAAATGCTGAGATTAAAAAGACCTTCCCATGCATTCGTTATCTATAGTTTCTTGATTTACCTCCGGTCGTGAATTGATTGGCGAGGATGCTAGAGGGGAACATTTCTTTTTTTGCACAATGAgatgaatttttatttatattttgattaaaattgttaCATGAGCTTGTACTGGCCAAAATTTACAACTCTGCTATTCTACTAAGCTTCTTAGAACTTCTTTAAGTcatttttatgtttttgattttaaTCAATGTAAATACATGTTGTTTCAATCGCGAGATGGATTGGGTATCTTATATGAATCTGGTGTGGATCCAGTTATGTCATTCCGACCCAGTTATTGTGGTCAGACTCTATTCTTCTTCTTTCATCtgactttttattattttttttaactatcaTAAGAATAGTACTGGATTCTTACCTCTCAAATACTAGTCTCGAGTCCTGACTACCATAAGGATAGAAGCGGGtttgggcctctcgaatcctagTCTTAGATCTCGATTACCAGAAGAATAGTAGTGAGTTCAGACCTCCTAAATTCTAGTCATAGGTCTCGACTATCATAAAAATAATAGTAGGATTGGACCTCCTAAGGACTCGAGTGACTCTTTCTTCCTGGACTGATATGCCTAGGCACTTAGTATTTGACCTTGAACCCAAGGATCGGGGTGTATATAAGTGACTGGGCGCTCGAGAGTATAGTTGGGGCTTATAAGGCATCAGGAGGTGTTATAATTTAGGGCATGAGCGGAATGTAGGGAGGTGAAGGGTCTAGACGAGGAGGACCCAGTGGGATAGACTTTTTGGGCTGCTACATTAATGGGATGATAGCAAGAGAACCACGTTGGTAGTTGGTATGGACTGATAGTGAAAGAAAAGAACAGAAAGCGACCATGGAGATATATCAAATATGAAGGACCAAAAAAGTGGTCATCAACCATCTTCATCCTCTACATTTCAATTCATTTCCTTAATTTGTACGACCACTTAAGCATCAGAGAAGATTCGCTTGATCACTTCAGCGACCTTTTGACTTGTATTAAATTTGGACAGATATCTCCACTTGAGGAGACTCCAAGATGTGCTCGATAAAAAGATGAAGTACAGAATTCGACTACAACATTCATATATTCAAAAACCATTATAGTATCGGTCAAAATACAAAAGGAATTCAGAGCTAACTGATTTAAAGGAACCTAGTAGAAAGACAGAAGATCCAAATAAACAGGTGGAATGGGGAAGCATAGTCCCCTTCAAATTGCCCAACAAAAAAACGGACAGGATCCTCTAGACCCATACCCTTGGTCCTCTCCTCGACTAGGGGTACCTCATAGGTGGGATTAGGTTCAGAGGATCCCACCATGAATGGAGTGGTCCATCCTTTGGATCGCATTTTGAGGTCCAGACGATCCGCGCTCAACAAAAAAGGCTAATGCTCTTAGAGGCGGTTGATGAGGATGCTCAAACGGTGTAGGGTGGTCAATCTGACACTCTCAGTAATGAATTTGTTGCTATGAAGGGCGAAGGGGTGAGACAAGGACATTTGAGATGTGGCATTTTGAAACCAAAAACCCTTGGATATTGAGGTCTCTACTTCTGACTGGGGGGTTTTGACATTGACGAGGATTTTTGGGAGCCATGAACAAAGAAATAAAGTTGAGATTCGACTTATTAAGTTTGTCTGAAAAAATAGTCAAGCTTAGGAAATCTAAAAGTTGTGACTCACTGAATAATGATGACAAGCTTCTAGTCCTCTTCGAGTGTTGTAAATAGTGGTAGGTGGTGGTGGGGcgttaaataatatattagttaaAGTACCACAAATTAAGTAAGGGATCAACAATTAgaaaaaaactatatatatatatatcattgttGCCCTATATATCTTATGCTGCTCATCTTGTAAAAAATTttggtttgaatttttttttttttctgtttagtACTATAACACAACTCTTAAATCCTAAAGGCAAAACTTTATTGACATAATCGggagtttaataaaaaaataaaaaatgtaccaGCGCGGATAAAATCTGTAGGGTTTTGCccgcaacatatatatatatataatcgggagtttaataaaaaaataaaaaataccaaaccctatatatatataatttttttctaattgTTGATCCCTTATTTAATTTGTGATACTttaactaatatattatttaacaCCCTACCACCACCTACCACTATTTACAACACTCGAAGAGGACTAGAAGCTTGTCACCATTATTCAGTGAGTCACAACTTTTAGATTTCCTGAGCTTGACTATTTTTTCAGACAAACCTAATAAGTCGAATCTCAACTTTGTTTTTGTTCATGGCTCCCAAAAATCCTCGTCAATGTCAAAACCCCCATTCAGAAGTAGAGACCTCAATATCCAAGGGTTTTTGGTTTCAAAATGTCGCAGCTCAAATGTCCTTATCTCACCCCTTCGCCCTTCATAGCAACAAATTCATTACTGAGAGTGTCAGATTGACCACCCTACACTGTTTGAGCATCCTCATCAACCGCCTCTAGGAGCATTAGCCTTTTTTGTTGAGCGCGGATCTTCTGGACCTCAAAATGCGGTCCAAAGGATGGACCACTCCATTCATGGTGGGATCTTCTGAACCTAATCCCACCTATGAGGTACCCCTAGTCGAGGAGAGGACCAAAGGTATGGGTCTAGAGGATCCTGTCCGTTTTTTTGTTGGGCAATTTGAAGGGGACTATGCTTCCGCATTCCACCAGTTTATTTGGATCTTCTGTCTTTCTACTAGGTTCCTTTAAATCAGTTAGCTCTAAATTCCTTTTGTATTTTGACCAATACTATAATGGTTTTTGAATATATGAATGTTGTAGTCGAATTTTGTACTTCATCTTTTTATCGAGCACATCTTGGAATCTCCTCAAGTGGAGATATCTGTCCAAATTTAATACAAGTCAAAAGGTCGCTGAAGTGATCAAGCGAATCTTCTCTGATGCTTAAGTGGTCATACAAATGAAGGAAATGAATTGAAATGTAGAGGATGAAGATGATTGATAACCACTTTTTTGGTTCTTCATATTTGATATATCTCCATGGTCGCTTTCTGTTCTTTACTTTCACTATCAGTCCATACCAACTACCAACGTGGTTCTCTTGCCATCATCTCATTAATGTAGCATCCCAAAAAGTCTATCCCTCTGGGTCCTCCTCGTCTAGACCCTTCACCTCCCTACATTCCGCTCATGCCCTAAATTTTAACACCTCCTGATGCCTTATAAGCCCCAACTATACTCTCGACCGCCCAATCACTTATATAGACCCCGATCCTTGGGTTCAAGGTCAAATACTAAGTGCCTAGGCATATCAGTCCAGGAAGAAAGAGTCACTCAAGTCCTTAGGAGGTCCTATCCTACTACTATTTTTATGATAGTCGAGACCTATGACTAGAATTTAGGAGGTCTGAACTCACTACTATTCTTCTGGTAATCGAGATCAAAGActaggattcgagaggcccaaaCCCGCTTCTATCCTTATGGTAGTCAGGACTCGAGACTAGTATTTGAGAGGCAAGAATCCACTACTATTCTTATGATAgttaaaaaaacaataaaaagtcAGACGAAAGAAGAAGAATAGAGTCTGACCACAATAACTGGGCCGGAATGACATAATTGGATCCACACCAGATCCATATAAGATACCCAATCCATCTCGCGATTGAAACAACATGTATTTACATTGAttaaaatcaaaaactaaaaaacataaaaatgacTTAAAGAAGTTCTAAGAAGCTTAGTAGAATAGCAGAGTTATAAATTTTGGCCAGTATAAGCTCATGtaacaattttaatcaaaatataaataaaaattcatcTCATTGTGTAAAAAAAGAAATATTCCCCTCTAGCATCCCCGCCAATCAATTCACGACCGGAGGTAAATCAAGAAACTATAGATAACGAATGCATGGGAAGGTCTTTTTAATCTCAGCATTTTGCCGAGGATCGACCCGGCTCTATTGTGCAAACTCCCATGCATTAACCACTGATCCCTGTCCTGGGTATACTGTGTTCTAAAAATTCATCTCAGACCATACATATGATGGAGATATTTAATACATGTAATAAGGAGATACCGTGTTCAAAATCTAGCTATGATGATAATATCATTGTAGTCGGTTCAATGTGTCGTCATTGGTCCAGTCAAATGAATATCTCGAGGAATACGAAGGATGTAAGTATATAGACTGCTCCATTTTCGAACACCTCAAATTTTGACAAAAGTAATTAGCTAATCGATTATAATAAATCGGTTATAAATCAAAATCCCCCAAGCATCTATTCGAGCAATTCAAACGGTCAACAGATGAGGCAGCTTCTTCCTACCAATTTCCGGAATAAAATGCAAGAAatttagctatatatatatatatatatatatatatatatatattctaggaCTGACTCTCTATGACAATTGAAATGATTGAGGAAACCAAGTAGCTTCCAACTGATTGGTGCCAACATTATGAAGAGAAACCATATAATTCACGGTACAGGCACAGCTAGAAATCAATCAAGTAAATTCCAAAACTATAGAATACGTAGATTAAAATAACATGGACTCGAAAAATTTTGCAAGATAACTTGCAAATGGCTACAATAATGTCTTTGAAAAACATACCTCAGCCATTTGTTTGCGCCCACAAAGCACAACAACAGTTGATGAAGGATTTAGTATATCTTTAGCTCTTGAAAAAGTTGTCAGCAATGTCGTAAAAACATATTTGACGGAAAGTATAgtttacaaagaaaaattaattggTTAGAAGAGTAACCTGTACATATCCTCTTTCGCCACTCCATCTTTCATCAGGTTGGGACAGAATAGGTATTATTTTGACTCCAATTGATTCCCAGTCCTTGAAACTTTCCTAAGCAGAATTGCATTCAATTTCTTTAATAAGTTTAACGATATTAAGATTTATAATCATGGTTGAATGATGGACTCATATCTGAAACCTGATATGTCATTCTCTGAAGGTTTCTAGCTCCATAGTAAAGTCTCACACCTTGTCTTTCAGTGGCACCAAAATCTGACTCGATGTGTGAACAAATGGGACTATCATGGCCATTCAAATACGATAAAGACATTAATAAACAATGCAGACCTGACAACAACTAATTCAAAAATGTAATATAATAGAGAATTTGTACAAGATTCTACAAACAAACAGATAATAAGCTAAAGAATCAACCAAAAATGTTCCAATAGTttcaggaaacaaacaaaatgTAAAGTTGTCAAGATTAGATGATTGTACCTAGGTATGAAAGTAACAAACATCAACTACTTGTGTAAGATAGATATTTGGGTCAGCTATATGAATCTCATCATGCCATCGATGATCATACCTAAGTATTTAGTAAAGAACATACAGTGCAACAGATATTTGAATCAGCTAGATGGATCTCATGAGCCCATTGAGCTGTATGTACTGTCATATACAACTTAAATTAGTTCAATTTCAGTAGCATTTGCCCCTACTATACATCAGCATCAACAACCAAGTCTTTATCTCATTAAGTACGATCGGCTATATGAATCCTCCAAGGAGATTTGGCTCGATCCCTATTATAtcctcatctatatttaaatgaattgtatttttttcttctttggtgaccCTCTTCCTCGATTAATCTCATATATCCTAATGGGGCATTTGTTATTTTGCCACTGATATAAATTcactaaaatagtttttttataaaaaaaagatCGAAGTATAGAGAAATACAACATATGGACAATGGATATGAGCTCGAGTGTCGTGCTacgggagcttatcaaattacaattaaaattaccgaacccctctacactaaagtagtatagaaATGACTCGGACTGTCTCCCAAAGAAtgtaacgataggatgataacttcaggattggttatgacttttggatttttgatatgaaaccgggggtttgggttttgaattttgagtcTATGGAATGAAGAGTAATGAAAGTATGAAATCTAGTCCTAAGGAATAAAAGACATCCTATCTACCCATTAATAGTGAtctcacaacgcattgtcactctacgctacaaTTTCACCATTAatggaattaaactaaggaatgaaatagcaaagcattaaatgaaacctaatctagtaaatgaaagacaatgcaagtaagaaaacctagtctaacttaaactatgattgcaaggaaattagAGACAACATAGAGTAAGCAAATaatgaaactaagcatggaaTGCAacttagagcattaaagaaatctaatctaacctaacctAATTGCATGAAAATAAAAGATACAAATCTAACTAACATTCAAATAAGCAGAAACATGACAAGAATAAACATTGCAagaagtttaacgaacttaaatgcGACAATTGAAATAACAAAAGGTGTTGGGACATTTAATCGAACATGTTGCGTGAAAAAATCAAATTAGCCAAAGTGTATGCAATCTAAGCATAGGGAGTTCAAATCAATACAAGCACTTGACATTCAACAATAACAATCCACATAAATAAACCAATGCATAACCAAATCAACACAACCAACACATGAAAATCAAACTAACGTTGGAAGGAAGCTGCTGCCCGTCGGCGAAGGTGCTGTCCGGAATAGGTGGTATACTCTCCTCTTCTTAACCCGAAGAGGAGAGGTGGCTGTATGCTTGCCGGAACGAAGAGTATGGGCGCCGGAAGTGAAGTCGCGTGCCCTAGCTGCGATCTGTGAAGATGTGGAAGAAATCGCTGATGATGATGGAAGAATCGAACCTTCCTCCTCTAACCCGAAGAGGAAGGGGTTGTCGGCTTGCGGCGAAGTAGTGTTTGGAGCATGAGAAGccgagaagaagaagcttcttggCTGCGGTGTGAATCGGAGAGGGAAGGAGATGGCGACCGGCCGGCGGCGGTGGTTGAACGGAGGTGGTCGCCGGCCGTtggtgaaggaggaagaagtagaaggCGGTGTCGCGTTTTCTCTCCACGCGTAGGCCTCCCTCGGCGTGAAGGCAGCGtgagaagaagaaaggaatagGGGTCCAAAATTAGGGATTTTTCCTCAACCCTTGGATGCTCTTCAATTCGAATCAATGGACCAGATTTGAGGATGAGATAA
Coding sequences:
- the LOC122048464 gene encoding uncharacterized protein LOC122048464, with translation MAQYLRKMGKIPNFGPLFLSSSHAAFTPREAYAWRENATPPSTSSSFTNGRRPPPFNHRRRPVAISFPLRFTPQPRSFFFSASHAPNTTSPQADNPFLFGLEEEGSILPSSSAISSTSSQIAARARDFTSGAHTLRSGKHTATSPLRVKKRRVYHLFRTAPSPTGSSFLPTPICSHIESDFGATERQGVRLYYGARNLQRMTYQESFKDWESIGVKIIPILSQPDERWSGERGYVQELC